A region of Lycium ferocissimum isolate CSIRO_LF1 unplaced genomic scaffold, AGI_CSIRO_Lferr_CH_V1 ctg13746, whole genome shotgun sequence DNA encodes the following proteins:
- the LOC132042162 gene encoding uncharacterized mitochondrial protein AtMg00860-like, translated as MDISRIQAHAQNLKEQQQPQRGERDVDRGQSKRARFASSEYRGGQQQYSRTKIVRFQFLGEPMLEWKGNTTSLRADGIRVDAQKIEAVKTWTRPTSPSEVHSFLGLAGYYRRFVEGFCSISKTINEANLEVSKVSVDRCLRTQFSGIEG; from the exons atggacatctcccgtattcaggcccacgctCAAAATCTAAAAGAACAGCAACAGCCGCAGAGGGGTGAGcgcgatgttgatagagggcagagtaagagggccagatttgCTAGTAGTGAGTACAGAGGGGGTCAGCAACAGTATTCCAG AACAaaaatagttcgattccaatttttgGGTGAGCCAAtgcttgagtggaagggtaacacaaCATCTCTAAGAG ctgatggtattcgcgtGGATGCTCAAAAGAtcgaggccgtgaagacttggacAAGGCCTACATCGCCATCAGAAGTCCATAGCTTCCTGggattagcaggctattatagaaggtttgtggaaggattttgtTCTATTTCAAAgaccattaacgaagctaactTAGAAGTCAGCAAAGTTTCAGTGGACCGATGCCTGCGAACGcagttttcaggaattgaaggatag